In a genomic window of Melopsittacus undulatus isolate bMelUnd1 chromosome 1, bMelUnd1.mat.Z, whole genome shotgun sequence:
- the NDUFAF6 gene encoding NADH dehydrogenase (ubiquinone) complex I, assembly factor 6 isoform X2 — translation MWNWPRQIKDSVTQKTTGLMRMQFWRDAVEGIYCDNPPHQPIATELWRAVKRHNLTKMWLMKIIDEREKNLDDRAYHNIQELEKYAENTQSALLYLTLEMLGVRDVHADHAASHIGKAQGIVTCLRATPYHCTRQKVFLPMDICMLHGVSQEDFIRGKQEKNVRDVIYDIASQAHIHLEHVALDDYLCNVRKVDFNIFHPSLQRKSALLPLHLYIRSWKKTY, via the exons ATGTGGAACTGGCCCAGGCag ATCAAAGACTCCGTAACTCAGAAGACTACAGGTCTGATGCGAATGCAGTTCTGGAGGGATGCTGTGGAAGGCATATACTGTGATAACCCGCCACATCAGCCGATTGCTACAGAACTGTGGAGG GCTGTCAAGAGGCATAACTTGACTAAAATGTGGTTGATGAAGATCATTGATGAAAGA GAGAAGAATTTGGATGACAGGGCATACCATAACATCCAGGAGCTTGAAAAGTATGCTGAGAACACTCAGAGTGCTCTCTTGTACCTCACCTTGGAAATGCTGG GTGTGAGGGACGTCCATGCTGACCACGCAGCCAGTCACATTGGGAAAGCACAAGGCATAGTTACCTGTTTAAGAGCAACTCCATATCACTGTACAAGACAAAAGGTCTTTCTTCCCATGGACATTTGTATGTTG CATGGAGTTTCACAAGAGGATTTCATAAGAGgcaagcaagagaaaaatgtgagaGATGTAATTTATGACATTGCCAGCCAGGCCCATATTCATCTAGAACAT gttGCTTTAGATGATTATTTATGTAATGTGCGAAAAGTGGACTTCAATATATTTCATCCAAGCTTACAAAGGAAGAGTGCATTATTACCATTGCATTTATATATTAgatcttggaaaaaaacatattaa
- the NDUFAF6 gene encoding NADH dehydrogenase (ubiquinone) complex I, assembly factor 6 isoform X1: MWNWPRQIKDSVTQKTTGLMRMQFWRDAVEGIYCDNPPHQPIATELWRAVKRHNLTKMWLMKIIDEREKNLDDRAYHNIQELEKYAENTQSALLYLTLEMLGVRDVHADHAASHIGKAQGIVTCLRATPYHCTRQKVFLPMDICMLHGVSQEDFIRGKQEKNVRDVIYDIASQAHIHLEHARSFSKKVPVKAYPAFFCTVALDDYLCNVRKVDFNIFHPSLQRKSALLPLHLYIRSWKKTY, translated from the exons ATGTGGAACTGGCCCAGGCag ATCAAAGACTCCGTAACTCAGAAGACTACAGGTCTGATGCGAATGCAGTTCTGGAGGGATGCTGTGGAAGGCATATACTGTGATAACCCGCCACATCAGCCGATTGCTACAGAACTGTGGAGG GCTGTCAAGAGGCATAACTTGACTAAAATGTGGTTGATGAAGATCATTGATGAAAGA GAGAAGAATTTGGATGACAGGGCATACCATAACATCCAGGAGCTTGAAAAGTATGCTGAGAACACTCAGAGTGCTCTCTTGTACCTCACCTTGGAAATGCTGG GTGTGAGGGACGTCCATGCTGACCACGCAGCCAGTCACATTGGGAAAGCACAAGGCATAGTTACCTGTTTAAGAGCAACTCCATATCACTGTACAAGACAAAAGGTCTTTCTTCCCATGGACATTTGTATGTTG CATGGAGTTTCACAAGAGGATTTCATAAGAGgcaagcaagagaaaaatgtgagaGATGTAATTTATGACATTGCCAGCCAGGCCCATATTCATCTAGAACAT GCTAGATCTTTCAGTAAGAAAGTTCCTGTGAAGGCATATCCTGCTTTTTTCTGTACG gttGCTTTAGATGATTATTTATGTAATGTGCGAAAAGTGGACTTCAATATATTTCATCCAAGCTTACAAAGGAAGAGTGCATTATTACCATTGCATTTATATATTAgatcttggaaaaaaacatattaa
- the NDUFAF6 gene encoding NADH dehydrogenase (ubiquinone) complex I, assembly factor 6 isoform X3 — protein MRMQFWRDAVEGIYCDNPPHQPIATELWRAVKRHNLTKMWLMKIIDEREKNLDDRAYHNIQELEKYAENTQSALLYLTLEMLGVRDVHADHAASHIGKAQGIVTCLRATPYHCTRQKVFLPMDICMLHGVSQEDFIRGKQEKNVRDVIYDIASQAHIHLEHARSFSKKVPVKAYPAFFCTVALDDYLCNVRKVDFNIFHPSLQRKSALLPLHLYIRSWKKTY, from the exons ATGCGAATGCAGTTCTGGAGGGATGCTGTGGAAGGCATATACTGTGATAACCCGCCACATCAGCCGATTGCTACAGAACTGTGGAGG GCTGTCAAGAGGCATAACTTGACTAAAATGTGGTTGATGAAGATCATTGATGAAAGA GAGAAGAATTTGGATGACAGGGCATACCATAACATCCAGGAGCTTGAAAAGTATGCTGAGAACACTCAGAGTGCTCTCTTGTACCTCACCTTGGAAATGCTGG GTGTGAGGGACGTCCATGCTGACCACGCAGCCAGTCACATTGGGAAAGCACAAGGCATAGTTACCTGTTTAAGAGCAACTCCATATCACTGTACAAGACAAAAGGTCTTTCTTCCCATGGACATTTGTATGTTG CATGGAGTTTCACAAGAGGATTTCATAAGAGgcaagcaagagaaaaatgtgagaGATGTAATTTATGACATTGCCAGCCAGGCCCATATTCATCTAGAACAT GCTAGATCTTTCAGTAAGAAAGTTCCTGTGAAGGCATATCCTGCTTTTTTCTGTACG gttGCTTTAGATGATTATTTATGTAATGTGCGAAAAGTGGACTTCAATATATTTCATCCAAGCTTACAAAGGAAGAGTGCATTATTACCATTGCATTTATATATTAgatcttggaaaaaaacatattaa